GGGGCTCATCCCTCAGCGGCGGACACGTTCTCAAAGTGGCGTCCATGGCACCGGATATTGCTGCCGTTATCGCCCAGGTGCCCCATCTGAGCGGTTTCGCATCGCTATTTCAGAACAGCCTGTCCAAACTGATAGCCTTAACGCTTCATGGCATTTATGACGGGCTTCGCGGGATTTTGGGGCTGACGCCTCATTACGTGCTGTCGGTTGCGGAGCCCGACCGGCTTGCATTGCTGAATGCGCCCGGAGAGTCGGCCGGATATTTGAATCTCGTTCCGAGCGGTCATCCGTTCGATCAACGGGTTGCGGCGCGTTTTGCGTTGTTTATCGGCCTGTATTCGCCCATCCGGGCTTTGCAGAAACTCAAGATGCCGGTCCTGCTTCAGGTTGGCACCCAGGACATCACAACCCCGGCCAAGCCCGCTGTCGATGTGTGCCCCCGGTATCCGAACGTTCAATTGAAACAATATGAAACCGGTCACTTCCAACCGTATGTGGAGCCGATGTTCAGCACCATCGTCGCCGATCAGATTGACTTCATTAAGCAGGTCCTGTAATTTTAACCCGGCCTGAAGAAACGGCTTGACCATCCGTAAGGCAGAATGATAGTAGGATTTTCGCGATTTTGCCACCGTAGCTCAGCTGGTAGAGCAGCTGATTCGTAATCAGCAGGCCCGCGGTTCGAGTCCGCGCGGTGGCTCCATTGCCAATTCCGGGTTCCCCCAGCCTTTTTGTGGGAACCCGTTTCTTTTGGACCGCTTTTTTCGGTGCAATTCCGATCGCCCTTGCAGGCACCGTTTGTGACCGGCCCAACCGACGTTCAGGAGAGGATCCCCCATGCAGTTATCCCCCCAACAGCAGGCCGCCGTGGAACATACCGGCTCGCCGGCCCTGGTGGTTGCCGGCGCCGGTTCCGGAAAAACCCGCACCCTGACCGCCAAATTCGCCCACCTGGTGAAATCGGGGCTGCCGCCGGAGCAAATCCTGGCCATCACCTTTACCAACAAGGCCGCCGACGAGATGAAAGGGCGGCTGATTCACATGACGGGTATGGGGATGCAGCGCTTTCCCTGGGTGCGCACCTACCACAGCGCCTGTTTCCAGATCCTGAAGGAACACGGACACCTGCTGGGCTACCAGCGCCCCTTGCAGGTGTTTACCGCCTATCACCAGCAGAAAACCGTCAGGGAGGTCCTGCTGGCCCTCAATTACGATAAGAAACACACCGGGGCGGTGCTGAGCCAGATATCCAATGCCAAGAACAGTGGGCACCCCGGCGCCTATTTCGACCGGCATCCCCGGCAGGGCACTGTCCGTCTGATCGACGTGTACGAACGCTACGAGAACGTCCTCAGGGCAGCCAACGCCGTGGATTTCGACAATATCCTGCTGCTCACCCGCAACCTGCTCCGGGACCATGAGACGGTGCGGGAACGCTACCGGAAGCAATTCGCCTACATCCTTTGCGACGAGTATCAGGACACCAACGATCTCAACGAAGAGATCACCGCTCTGTTGCTGACGAACGGAAATCTTTTTGCCGTGGGCGACGACTGGCAGTCCATCTACTCGTTTCGCATGAGCAACGTCGGCCATTTCCTCTCCTTTAAAAAGAAATATCCGGGGGCTCGCATTTTCCGGCTGGAGCAGAATTACCGCAGCGCCAACGAAATCGTCCAACTGGGCAACTGTGTGATCAACAACAACGAAAGCCGCATGGAAAAGGACTGCTTTTCGGACAAAGAGGGCGGCGTGGTCGAGACCCATGAATTTTATACCGACCAGGAGGAGGCCCTCTGGGTGGCGGACAAGATCCACAGCCTGAGGCGCATGGATATCCCTTACGAGAAAATGGCCGTGCTCTATCGCACCAAATTCTGTTCCCTGCCATTCGAGCAGGCCTTCCGCAGGTCCCAGATTCCCTACCACATGATGGGCGGAAAGGGGTTTTTCGAGCGGGTGGAGATCCTGGATCTGAACTGCTACATCACCGCGGCGGTCTTTAATAAGGATGACACGGCTTTTGAAAGGATACTCAATACGCCCAAACGGGGCATCGGGCCCGGGACGGTGAAAAAGATCGCCCAGATGCGCACCGGCGACATGAGCCTGCAGGAAGCCGCCCGTAAGGCCGTGGCCGACCGGGTGCTGACGCCCAAACTCTACGACAGCCTCAGCCAGGTGCTGAACCTGCTGGACGAGATTCGGGATTTGTCGCCCGCCGAGGCCATCCAGCGCACCATCGCCCGCACCGGCTACATGGAGCACCTGGAAAACTATACCCGCTCCAATTCCATGGATTTTACCGTCCGGCAGGAGAATATCGACCAGTTGATCCATGCGGCCTCGCAAAAAGAGACCATCGTGGAATATCTGGAAGAGGCGGCTCTGGTCCGGGAGGACAAGGAAGACGAAGAAGAATCTTCAGGGGTCAATCTCTGCACGGTGCACGGGGCCAAGGGGCTGGAGTTTCATACGGTATTTGTCGTCGGCTGCGAAGAACAGCTCTTTCCCCACTGGCGGTCCATGGAACGCGAAGAAGATTTGGAGGAAGAACGGCGGCTGATGTACGTTGC
This window of the uncultured Desulfosarcina sp. genome carries:
- a CDS encoding ATP-dependent helicase, whose product is MQLSPQQQAAVEHTGSPALVVAGAGSGKTRTLTAKFAHLVKSGLPPEQILAITFTNKAADEMKGRLIHMTGMGMQRFPWVRTYHSACFQILKEHGHLLGYQRPLQVFTAYHQQKTVREVLLALNYDKKHTGAVLSQISNAKNSGHPGAYFDRHPRQGTVRLIDVYERYENVLRAANAVDFDNILLLTRNLLRDHETVRERYRKQFAYILCDEYQDTNDLNEEITALLLTNGNLFAVGDDWQSIYSFRMSNVGHFLSFKKKYPGARIFRLEQNYRSANEIVQLGNCVINNNESRMEKDCFSDKEGGVVETHEFYTDQEEALWVADKIHSLRRMDIPYEKMAVLYRTKFCSLPFEQAFRRSQIPYHMMGGKGFFERVEILDLNCYITAAVFNKDDTAFERILNTPKRGIGPGTVKKIAQMRTGDMSLQEAARKAVADRVLTPKLYDSLSQVLNLLDEIRDLSPAEAIQRTIARTGYMEHLENYTRSNSMDFTVRQENIDQLIHAASQKETIVEYLEEAALVREDKEDEEESSGVNLCTVHGAKGLEFHTVFVVGCEEQLFPHWRSMEREEDLEEERRLMYVAVTRAERCLFLTAASFRKGQFNVRSRFLDEIDDVLADV
- a CDS encoding alpha/beta hydrolase, which translates into the protein MKQTIRFESQGVTCAAWLFLPEGEGPFPTVVMAHGLAAIKEMRLDAYAERFSAAGCACLVFDYRYFGESDGQPRQLLDIGKQHRDWLSAIEFVRRQPNLDRKKIVLWGSSLSGGHVLKVASMAPDIAAVIAQVPHLSGFASLFQNSLSKLIALTLHGIYDGLRGILGLTPHYVLSVAEPDRLALLNAPGESAGYLNLVPSGHPFDQRVAARFALFIGLYSPIRALQKLKMPVLLQVGTQDITTPAKPAVDVCPRYPNVQLKQYETGHFQPYVEPMFSTIVADQIDFIKQVL